Within the Eucalyptus grandis isolate ANBG69807.140 chromosome 1, ASM1654582v1, whole genome shotgun sequence genome, the region ATGAGCgattataaatttgatttttcgatTGTAGTAGATTATGTGCTACTAGCTCTCTCTATGCACGTAAGTATCGATACTCGGACCAAATCATATAAATCTCTGGTGATTTATTATTCCTCCcttattttcttgattttttcgCATTGATTTCATTTGCGAGATCCTATCGTTTCCACATTAATATTACAACAATATTAGACATTTACGAGAAATGTATATGTTATGACACAACCCCAATTACCCTCGTCGCTTACATTGATTTTAGCATTCAACAGAAGTACATAGAAAATAATGTATTCATGAAACTATAGAAATTTATCCTAACTTGCATTGTGGGGTCCAATTTTGTAATTCTAAATTCAGACTTGTGGAATAACTTTCTGATGAGATGGTCAACGATTCGAATAGAAAAGACACTCAACCACAGTGATTCTAAACTTGAATAAACAAAACTCCTATTCTAAGAAAAGCACTTGAATAAGAAACAAGAGATAGGCTAACCTTTGATCAAGAAAAGCATGGAGTAAGCTCTTGCTTGCCTCAGGAAGCTGACATATAGATGCTTACATTGCAATAAACTAATGGAATCATTTCATGCAACTGGTTAATTAATCTTTTGGCCGAGGAGAAGAGATTTGTCTTGTGATAATTCCCGATCAGAAATAAGGGACCCATCATAGTTGTCAATTTGCTTTTGATGACCAGACAAAACTAGGAGCAAGATAATATCATGACGATAACGTGCAGACCAGTCAATATTTTCTGGCAAAGGGTTAGAGGCTGAACAAAGGAGAGATGCTTTCAAGGAAAATGACCAAAGCTCgcctcaatttaaaaataaaaaataaaaatgggttgCATAAGCTTAATGTTGTTTTagcaaaagaagagagataattaaattaaattcaatcCTAAAGTTAATCATCTGTCGTATGGGTAATTTATTGGGTTTTGAGAGGTTCAACTTTTTATGGGAGGAGAGATGCTTTCaaggaaaacaaataatttgCTTTTCTACTACATGCAATTAAGCGGAAGTTACTCCATGGCGAATTTTTGGAAGGTTGATGTTCGTATTAGAAAATGACACGAATGATCAataaactttaactcaatgtgcaatatgatttttggacttttgatatatgttcaaTTAGCCactgaattatatgaaaatattcaacggtatctctgatcttaaattaatgaaggactacattaaatattttcaaacagttcatggactattttaaatatttatcaaaactccaaggactacattgaaaaattaaaattttagggaccacattgtacattgaatcaaagttttgggatcatttgtatcattatccCATTTCTTATCACTATAAATATCGACCTTTTACTTCACCTAAATTCAATTCAAAGTTCCTTCTCttcattgctttctttctttcttttgagatttttacaCCCTTTTCAATTTAGCAAATTCTATTCGGATTCAATCGATGGTAGAAGTTACTCTCAAAGCCGAGATCACGCACCCGATCCCTAAGGCCAAGTTGGTCGAGGCTTTTCTCGAAGCCAAGGACTTCTTCCCCCACACCCTCCTACCAGCCATAAAAAATGCCGACATCCAAGAGACAATCTCTGTCGAAGGTACTGGATCATTTGAAATGTTCCTTACCATTAAAATCACACATCAATCATATTGCATTACGGTTGTAATTGGGCATGATCTAGATGCCCTGATCAACAACACTAAGATTGGTGCTCatgatgttgaaaaaaaaagtggagatTGTGTAATGTTTATTTTCAAGCTCTTTGTTTACACTCTCTTCATTTTTGGATTCCTATCCAATGATCCAGGAGGTAATCCTAGGcacgaaaaataaaaaggcttttcttttttcttgcataATTTTTCAATGCACTTACTTAGGATTTTATCTATTGTACATCCTTATTTACtatatgaaataaaataaaaacaaaaacaaaaacaaagaaaagttttgaaaataaatataaataaaataacaagtcattaagggaaatggaaagagaggGATTCGAACCCTCGGTACGAATAAACTCATACAACGGATTAGCGCAAATGTCACTTTGGTTGCTTTTATAGGCAGACAGCGCAGGACGGTGAGGCACACGGTTAAAGCGCCGGACCAGGAGCCCTTCGTCTACAACCACTCGACCGTCGATCGTGATGAGAAGGGCAGAATCTCCAAGGAAACCAGCCATGAGGTGAAGATCGTTGCGTTGCCCCTGGAAGGTGGCTCGGTCTGTAAGTACGTGGGCAGGTACTTCACCGTCGGCCAAGGGGATATCACGGAGGAGGAGATGATCGGGGCCATGAGAGAGAAGGCGTCCGTGATGTTCAAGGCCATCCTGGATTATCCGGAGGCGAAATCCATGAAACCTCTGGATTGTCTGGATTCCGTCCCGAATTATCCGGAGCGAAATGCATCCCGAATACTCAGTAGTCCTGATCCAGTAATCGCTCCGCCAAGGCGATCTGTGGTTTCGCGAATATGATGGTGGTTCTGGGAAATGTCTCGTAAAATTACTGTACATGCTTCCTTCGCGAGCCCATATGAAGTGTTGTCCGAATAAACTTTGGTCCGATGTGGTCCTCAATTGAGTGATTATCGTAGCGTGCGGCccctgttttctttcttttctttttatccttttggtCTCGATAGTTGCGTGTGCCCCCCTTTGAGTTTCTGATACATACAACCTAATTTGGATCGGGACGTATTGAAGCCCTGCAAAATCGAACGAataatttaaaaccaaatacAGCAACCATTTTCGCTTCTCCTTTTGAACTCCCTTTGCGTTTCGTTGTTTGTTCTCTGACACAAACGGACTCGGAATTCAATCATCATATTCCACTTTTTCTGTGCAAAACTGCCGCATCATTTTAACGTTATCAGATGTCTCAAAAGCAGCCTCTTGGCTTTAGCTGACTTCACTTCACATAATCACTGGGTTTAGAACCTTTGATAATCATATCCAGCATACGGCAGATGATATCAAAATGCTAAAATGGTTTTTAGGTTGCCACGTGGTGTGAGGACATCTAAAGCACCCCAGTTCAGTAAGATGGTCATCTAAAGTTTTCGAgtctcaaattttggaattatatCTAAAGAATGTCACATGTACTCTGTCAACTCGTGGAGGGTAAAATGTCATGTTCTACTCTTATGCTGCATTTGGGAACTAAGAAATGAAGTCTTAAGATCGAACAAGAAGTCCtgcaaattttttatatcatattccTTGTATGAGAAAACACCAGAGACAAGGACAGATAGAGATAAACAATCAATAGAGTGTCTGATAGACGGATGATATGATTGAATAATGGAAGAAATAATTTTCAGGAAAGTATAAATAGAGATGCCATAATCCACTGTAAGGCAATAACCACTATCGCGACGGCTAGTCTATGGTGGTCTCTGTCGTCATGGTGATTGCCTGAGACCAGCACACGTGGTCGGGATCAGAAATTTGTGGAGGGCTCGAAATCGGCAGCATATGTCTGAATTTCTCCTGGGGCAGCTGCAACTTGACCAGTGAGTTGCCCCAAGCGAGCATCTCCATCATGAGCAAGTTTCACACTACAAACcagcaaaaataaatccaactcaaacgGATGTTTAGAAGATAAAGGCTACTTGCAATGAGCATGGAAAATTAAAAGCCAGAATTAGCACATGGGAACTCTTGATCATGATCAGCAGTAGAACTTCCAGTAAATTGCATATATAAACTAGAGCTGTTCGTGTTTAACTGGTTCTTAATCGAAACTGCAAAATAGACTATATACAAGATGCTTTATGGAACTCAGTTCTTGCGGTGAAATATGAGACTTTAACCTGAAAATGTAACCAGAGAAAAAGTCTTACAGTCTTTCACTTCCCCTGTTCTTTACCCGCTAATTACCCCAACAAT harbors:
- the LOC104438153 gene encoding major strawberry allergen Fra a 1.08, whose amino-acid sequence is MVEVTLKAEITHPIPKAKLVEAFLEAKDFFPHTLLPAIKNADIQETISVEGRQRRTVRHTVKAPDQEPFVYNHSTVDRDEKGRISKETSHEVKIVALPLEGGSVCKYVGRYFTVGQGDITEEEMIGAMREKASVMFKAILDYPEAKSMKPLDCLDSVPNYPERNASRILSSPDPVIAPPRRSVVSRI